The genomic segment ACTGTTGAGTTGTCTCTAAGAACCCATAAGTACATATCTTTCATAGAATCTTTCTTTAATGATTCTGACAACTTTTGGAACATGGTCTTGCCAATCTTCTTTCCTTGATGACTTTTAAGAAGGTAAATTGCGCAAAGTTCGCCTTCATACCCATGTTCTTTTTCTCTGGCTTCACCACCATTAACAAATCCAACAATTTCACCATTTACTTCGGCTACAAAAGTATATTGTTTTGCTGTATTACTAGAAATGATGTTCTCCCACATCTCTTGTCTTTTAGCTTTAGAAAGAGTTGATAGGTATGAGTCAGGAACAATTCCTGTATATGTCTCTATCCAAGAATCAACATGGACTCTGGCGATTCCACTCGCATCCTGAACATTCGCTTCTCTAATTAAAAATTCCATAAATTTCTCCTATATATGGAATATCAGAGCATAGCCAAAATGTCACGGTGCAACTAAGCAGGACGGCTTAATTTGGACTCAGCTTTTTTGATAATAGGCCTTATTAGCGTTTTTGATTTTGGATTGTGGTCAAGAAGTCTCTCTAGTGATGATAGGTGACCAAGTAGCTCACCACGAGATACTGACTTAGATTCAACCTCTTTTTTAATTAAATTGACTCTCTTGCTTAAACTTAACCCTTCATCTAGCATGTGCAGGATTTTATCGGCGAGTTTCATAGGACCCTACCTTGGAGTAGCTTTTGATTTTTAGTGACAAAGAGTTCACGGCAAACGGTTCGAAATTCGTCCACTTTGCCCCGCCATTCCTCTTTATTCACTAAATTCGCTTTTCAATATGTTACGGCAGCACTAACGTTTGCCTTCTCTCGCTGAAAGCTTTCGCTTTCAGCTGTTCAATTATGAAACACTTAATATGCCATTTTTGAAATTCTAGAAAAAGTAACTGTTTAAAATCAAGACTTTACATAAATGAAATAAATCACCTCTTTGCATTGATTCTTCGTGTGTTGCCAATTCATAGCAACTCGTGTTGCACTAATAGAAGGGAGAGATTTATGTTGAGTTCAAAGTTTATTTTATTAATAAGCATAGTGTTTAGTACGCAAGTTTTTGCGGCAGACGATTACATGTATTTCCTAGTTGATTCGATGAAATTAACTAAGGCCCAAACTGACTCGAGGCTTGAAGGACTAACAGTTGCCAAAAAGATTCTCGTTCTTATGGATGATAATGAAGTTGAAATTGATGTGGGCCCGGATAGAGTTTTCGAAGCCAAGACATTTCTAGAGAATGATAAATTTACATTTTATAAAGATGGAATCAAGTTTGCGACACCATTGGGTTCTTCAAATCCTGTTCTACAAATTACTCATCTCGATATTGAGCAAGCTGAAGTAGAACTTGCGACAAGTGGTATTAGTATCAAGGGAGATCATCTCAATACTAACTTTGGCGACTTAAATTTCTATGTTGATAATCTTGATATGTATTGTGATACAAAGGGAAAATTTACGACAGATATTGATGTTGCTTGTATTGCAAACACTAAGATTGTTCCATTTAATACAAACAAAAACAGTACAATCCTCGCAAAAGATGTTTCAGATAAAAATGAATTTGAAATTAAAATTGAGAGTCGTGAAGTTTCAATTAATGAAGATCGTTTATTTATTGAAAGTGAGAATATTGCAGGCTTTTATAAAAAATCACATTTCGGTCTTGGTAAGGGAACATTAGATTGCTTCAAAGATATCAACATGACAGATATTGATGTTGATAAGATCGTGCTTGGTTGTTTACAAGAGTCGAATATAACAGGAAAAAAATTAAAGTTTAAAGAGTCTGGAATCAACCTTCACATTAATACAGCAGAAGTTGTTTTTGCTCGCGATCATTTTACGATGAAGGCTGATTATGCGAGCTTCAAGACAGATTCATCGCCAACTTATGTCGCAGGAATGAAGTTTGAATGTGACAAGGATGAGCTTGGAATGGGTGAGAGGATGCCGTTTTCACAGAGTTCATTTTTAAATGGATGTATGAGACATAGTTTATTTAAGATAGAGAGACTTGATAATGATTTAAGTGATATCAATTATAGAGAAGCAATTGTCGATGCTACAGATATTAAAGATCTAAAGCTGGAAATTAAGAATGGAAGATTTAATTTAGTTGGTAAGCCGAAAGTTGTTTTTAGAGTGCCGATTAGAGTTAGTGGTCAAATTACGCATAACGCACTAATAGATGAAGTAGAAATAAAGGTCAATAAGGCTACGGTAGCTGGGATAACAGCAAAAGCGTACACTTTAAAGCTTATAAGAAAATTTATTGATAGTGATCGCGTTAAGATTAAGGGTGATTCGATAATCATTCAATTATAGTTATGTTCATTGACACATCTTGGCCCGTATGATTAATATTGCTTAGGTAGCTGGGCCAGGCAAGTGTATTCAGGGTGAACTCCGCCAGGTCGGGAACGAAGCAACGGTAGCTTTTGTTGCATTGTGTCTGTGTTCAGCTACTCCTATTTCAAATATCTATTTGCCTACCCTTAGCTAATATTTTAGATTATTCATATCACAAATTTTATATTGGGAGCTTCATGTCATATCAAGTCCTTGCAAGGAAATGGCGTCCTCAGAAATTAGAAGACGTTGTTGGACAGGAACACATTATTAGATCATTACAAAATTCTCTAAGAGAGGATCGAGTTGGTCACGCATATATCTTTTCAGGAACTCGTGGGATTGGAAAAACATCGGTAGCAAGACTTTTTGCGAAGTCGCTTCGTTGTACAGAAAGACTTGCTGATGGTAATGCTTGTGGCAAATGTTCTGCTTGTGAAGATTTCAATACGAGCTCATCAATGAACATTATCGAAATCGATGGTGCTTCGAATAATAGTGTTGAAGATGTACGTGATTTGATTGGAAATATTCAATATGTTCCAACGACAGGTAAATATAAAGTTTATATTATCGATGAAGTTCATATGTTATCGACAAGTGCATTCAACGCACTTTTAAAAACGTTAGAAGAACCACCAAGTCACGCAGTATTTATTCTCGCAACAACTGAACCAGATAAACTTCTTGGAACAGTTCTCTCTCGTTGTCAGAGATTTGATTTTAGAAATGCGGAGATTAAAGATCTCGTTGCACATATTAAGCATATTGCTTCAGTTGAGAATATTAAGTTTGAAAATGATAATTTAATTACTGAGCTTGCAAAACTTGGGAGTGGATCTTTTAGAGACACACTTTCACTACTTGATCAGGTATTAAGTTTTTCTATTGATGGAAATATTACTGAAGAAATTTTTGCGAGATCATTAGGGATTGCAAGAATTGAGACAATGAAGTCAATTATTGATGGAATTGTTAATGGAAATGTAGAAGCATTATCCGCAGCATATAGAAGTGCTCTATATGAAAATGTAAGCGCAAAAAATATTGCGAAAGCAATTCTTGAAACAGCATTTCAAATTGTCATTGCAAAAGACTACAAAGACTTTAATAGAGTAAGTAGCAAGATCAGCGCAGAAAATTTCGAAAAAATTGGGCGTGCAGAAATTTATTGGATCTATGAAGTTCTTTCTACTGATATCACTTGGGCCATTTCATCAATGTGTCCAGAGGATGCCCTCGAACTAGTATTTAGAAAAGTTGCCTTAAGACATGAGTTTATGGCCGAGGTTCAAGGGGGTGCGCAAGTCGCACAGGGAAAGCCGGTAACTAACTCGGTTGCTGCTCCTATTTCAAAGTCAGTTCCAGTTGAGCAACCAGTTTCTAAACTAGAAGTTGTTGAGGCTCCTGTTGAAGTTGTGAAGCCTGAAGCCGAGCCAATTAAAATTGTAATTCCAATGCCAGAGCCCGAATCTACTACTGAAAAGATAGAAGAGGTTGTGGAGGAAGTACAAGCTCCATCAATTGAAAAAGAAAAGTCTAATGAGCCAAAAGATTGGAATGGCTTCTTATCATTTTTAAGATCTGTTTCTCCTGCTGCTAGTGCAAACCTTGAGCAAGGAAACTTACTTTCACCAATTTCGTATACAGCTGAGATGTTATCTGTGGAGCTTGGTTATCCAATGAGCTCAAAAGTTTTTTATGACTATCTCAATGAGAAAGAGGCTTTCGATAAATTGATGAACAATCTTTCAAATTATTTTCAGATTGATCATGGAAAGATTGATCTTAAAATTCAGCTGGTAGGGAAAGAAGAAGCTGAAGAACAACAGTTCAAGTCAAAAATAGAAATTAAGTATGAAGCCGAGCAAGAGCGTTTAAAGCAAATGGAAACTAACTTGGTAAACGATCCAGTGATTAAACATGCTGAGACGATATTTAATTCGAAAGTAGATAAAATTACACTAAACGATAAAAAATAGGAGACATATATGTCAAAGAACATGAATAACTTAATGAAACAAGCACAACAAATGCAACAGAAGATTGCAACACTTCAAAAGGAACTTGAGTCGCGTGAGATGGAAGTAAGTTCTGGTGGTGGTGCTATTGTTATTAAGATCAATGGTAAGCAAGAACTTCTTGGAATTAAAATTTCTAAAGAAGCTGTTGATCCAACTGATGTCGAAACACTAGAAGATTTAGTTCTAACTGCAGTTAACCACGCTGTTAAGGAATCACAAGATATGGTTTCTAAAGCAATGAGTAAGGTAACTGGTGGATTAAATATTCCTGGATTATTCTAGATGAAATTGCCAGATAAGATTTTAAACGTCGTTGATATGTTTTCTAAGGTACCAGGTATTGGTGAGAAGACAGCTCTTCGTAATGTTTTAAAAATTACAACATGGGAACCTAGAGAACTCATGGCATTTAGTGAAGCACTAAGAAACCTTGCTGAAATTCAAAGTTGTAAGGAATGTGGTGCTTATTCTGATGATGAAATTTGTCTTATCTGTAGCAATGAAAAAAGAAAGCATTGTGGTGATCTGTGTGTTGTAGAGTCAATAACGGATTGCCTCGCCATTGAGAGAAGTAATCAGTTTCATGGAGTTTATCATATTCTAGGTGGAGTATTAAATCCTCTATTAGGGATTGGCCCTAGTGAATTAAAACTCGATGTATTAGAAAAACGAGTGAGAGAACTTGGAGTTGAAAATTTAATCCTGGCAATTAGTCCATCCGTGGAAGGTGATGCGACTTGTGGATATATAAAATCAATCTTACCAGAGAGTGTAAGTGTTGATAGAATTGGTTTTGGTATCCCGATGGGTGGAAATTTAGATTATCTTGATTCGATGACGATTTCTAAGGCCCTTGAGAATAAAAGAAAAGTATAGGAGTACGTTTTGGATAAACTGGAAGTTATCATTCACGAATTTTTTAAGGAATATGCTGGTCTTGAAAGCTTAAAGAACGCAGCACTTTTAGTTTGTCGTCGTGATGGAGTTCCTCTCTTTTCATATAAAACATTCGAGTCATCTTGGAATGATTCAACTGCAGGAGCATTAATCGGCGGGATGTGGCAAGCAGCTGAAACGTTGACTCAATTTATACCTGAAGTTAGAGATGAAGATTTTAGATTTTCCTTTGATACTTCATCTCGAGGCATATTCATTATTGAGTTGAGTGGAAATTTTGAACCATTATATCTAAGCTATATTTATTATAATTTAGATAATCCTGCTCGTATGAAATCTCGTGTAAAATCAATTAAAGATAAATTAGATTTATACCTCGACGACCACTTAAGTAATCAGGTTGCGAGAGTAGATAAAAAAGATAAAGAAGTATTCCTCTTCTCTGATATTTCAGATGATGAGATGGATGATTTATTTTCAGAAGTGATTGCCTAATCATTTGGAGGAAGAGTGTCTTTTGTAAATTACAAGACTAAAGAAATTAATTGTAAGATAGTTTATTACGGCCCAGGCCTGGGTGGTAAGACGACTAATATTCAATACGTATATAAGAAGTCTGCTGGAGAGAATAAGGGAGAGATGGTTTCTCTTAATTCAGAGAATGAAAGAACTATCTTCTTTGATTTTCTTCCATTAGATTTGGGAGAGATTAGAGGATTTAGAACTCGCTTTCATCTCTATACTGTTCCAGGGCAAGTTTTCTATGAATCTTCACGTAAGTTAATCTTACGTGGTGTTGATGGAGTGGTTTTCGTTGCAGATAGCCAGCTTGAAAGAATGGAAGCAAATATCGAAAGTTTAAAAAGCTTGCAGTCTAATCTTGCTGAGCAAGGTTATGATATTGAAAAAATCCCTCTTGTTTTTCAGTGGAACAAAAGAGATCTTCCAAATGTTTCGTCTGTTGAAGATATGAGCTTAACTCTTAATCAGTATCAACGTCCTGAGTTTGAAGGTGTTGCAACTAAGGGCGACGGAGTTTTCACAACTCTAAAATCAATTACGAAGCTTGTTCTGATGAATTTAAAAGGTGGTCTATGAAACTAGACCCTTGTAGTTCAGATATATAATTAAAGATTCTAGAAGCGCTTCTTGGCAGAAATAGCTAGAGCGCGTTCCAACTAAGTGATGACCACGAATAATTCCAAGATTTGTTCCCTTATCAAAATAATAAGGGAATAAAGAATTTTCAGCATCAACAACACCATCATTTTTCATGTTACTTTTTAAAAAACCCTTGGCAAGCATCATCCAAACATGACTTTGGTACCATTCACTTTCAAAACCAATTGCAGTGTAAAAAAGCTTGCTAGGAAGTTTCTCATGATTTTTTCTAAGCCATGGACGTTGAAATGTAGATGAGATTGATTTTTGAAACTCTTTTGCCATTACATCTGTTTTTTCATTCAACGCTTTATAAATTTTTGTATCTGAAAAATTATGAACTGAGTTTAAAACTTTGAACATTCTACTGTTTAGATGATCAGAGCCTAGTAGAGGTGAAGCGATAGTCGATATTCCAAGTATATGTTGATTTGCAAAATCAGCATTCTCTTTTAAGAAATGAAGAGAATCAAGTCCACCTTTAGAATAACAAATAAACCAGAGTTTTTGCTTTGGATGTTTTCTAACGTAGGACTTAACTTGTCTGTCTAGTAGCTTTGCATTGTGTTCACAAGACTTGAACCCATTCACGCGAGGAGTGAAATATTCAATACCATATTTCTCTTGAAGGTGAATTGCCGCTCTTTCAAATGCCGCCGAAGAAAACAACTCATTAAATACTCCTGGTACTAATACCAGTGTGCAATTAAGACGTGGAATTTCAAGCATTGGCTTGTGATCTGGATAGTAGAACGAGTACTCAATCTCATTATAGATAGTTTTAAAAATTTCTTCATCGCTAAATTCTTCAATGGTATTACCTTGAGACACTCTTTTAAGAATGCTCGCCTGGCTAGGTGTCATTTCAGCAAGATCACCCTTATTTGTGAAGTCGATCATTGAAACAAGATAACGAAGAGTTGACTGACCAATCCATACACCAGAGTTTAGTAGGTTTCGAAGAAGGAAAACCGCCTCTCGCGGGCTTGGGTTTGACGTCAGCGATTTTAATTTATTCTGAAGATCAGTTTTTGAAAACTTTGTCGCATCTCTAAGAAATGACTTTGAGCGTGAAATGCGTGATTTATACCGACTCGTTTTGTTCTTAACGAGGTCAATATTTTCATAAAAATGTTTATTCAATTTAAAGTCTAAATCAGTCATATTCTTTATAAGAAAAACTTTAAAGATCACTACCTTCGAAGTAACATTATACAGAATTAAAATTTTGGCACTCTAATAGGCCAGAAGTCAAATTTGTAGGAGAGACTGTATGCAAAAGTTAGGTATTATTGGTGGAAGTGGTATTTATTCTTTAGATAATATTAAGATTGTTGCAGAGCATATTGTTGAAACACCATTTGGAGCACCAAGTGATGCAGTTATTCAGGCTGAGGTTAATGGAGCTGAGTGTTACTTTTTGCCAAGGCACGCACGCGGTCATAAAATTCTCCCACATGAAGTAAATTATAGAGCGAATATATATGCCCTTAAAAAATTAGGTGTTGATGTGATCATTAGTGTGTCAGCTGTTGGATCACTGAAAGAAGAGCATGCCCCGACTCACTTTGTACTTCCTGATCAGTTTATTGACTGGACAAAAGGTAAGAGAGAGAGAACTTTCTTTGGTGAAGGTATCGTTGCTCATGTGTCGACAGCTTACCCTGTAGAAAAAGTTCTTCAAGAAAGAATTCATAAAACTTGTATGGAGCTTGATATTAATGCCCATAAAGGCGGAAGTTATATCTGTATCGAAGGCCCACAATTTTCTTCGAGAGCAGAGTCGGAACTATATCGTTCATTCGGAGCTTCAGTTATTGGTATGACAAACGTACCAGAGTCTTATCTTGCGAAAGAGGCGGGAATTGCTTATGCAACAATTGCAATGGTTACAGATTATGACTGTTGGAAAGAAGAGCATTGTGCTGTTGATGAAATTATGAAAGTTATGACAACTAATAATCAAACAGTGCAGAAGTTAATTCTAAAGCTCATCCCAGATCTGGTAGCAAACCCAATTTCATTTGTAAAAGAGAATGCTGTGGGTGTGATGACTCCTAAAGACCTTTGGACAGAAGCTCAAAAAGAGTGGATGGAAGTGATTTTAAAATAATGACATATACGGAACACTACTCTGTATTAAAGAAAGAATGCCTTGATCTATTGTATGAAGGTATTAGTGATGATCCTTCGTATCGTCCGCTTTTTGCTGACTGTACATTTGGGGGAGGCGGTCACTCACTTGCGATTGTCGAAAGAGATAAACGTTCTTCGCTTATTTCTTTTGATCAAGACCCTGATGCATTAAGAAATGGTCGTGAACTAATTGCGGCGAGAAATATTGGGGATAGACTTCATCTCGTCGATTCAAACTTTGTTCATTTTGAAGAAGTGGTAAAGAACCAGAAAGCTGAACTTCTCGAAGGCCATGGTGGTCTCGATGGCGTGTTACTTGATCTCGGTGTTTCCTCTCATCATTTCGATGCTGGTGATAGAGGTTTTTCGTTTCGAATGGAAGCACCTCTCGATATGAGAATGGATTTTGATAATGATGAAATCCAAACAGCAAAAGATATTATTAATAACTATAGTGGTGAAGAACTTTCAAAAATCTTCTATGCCTTTGGTGAAGAGAAATTTACAAAGAAGATTGTTGCAAATATTCTCGAGAAGAGATTAATTGCCCCTATAGAGACAACAACTGAGTTAGCGGAACTTATTCGTGAGAGTTATCCCGCTAAACTACGTTATGGAAAGATACATCCTGCTACTAAATGTTTTCAGGCCTTGAGAATTGAGGTGAATAAGGAGTTATCGGTATTAACCGACGTGATTCCTCAGATAATTCCTTTATTAAAAAAAGGTGGTAAACTATTAGTAATAACATTCCATTCTCTTGAGGATAGGATTGTGAAGCATGAATTTAAAAATTATGAACTTAAAGAAGATGGTGTTCTTTGTGAAGTGGTGACGAAAAAGCCGATTATTCCATCCGATGAGGAAATAAAAGAAAATTCACGCTCAAGAAGTGCTAAACTAAGAGTGCTAAGAAGAATCGAAAGCAAAAGAGTAAAGAGCAAGAATAAGTATGCTCAGTTTTCTAAGATAGGAGAACAAGAATGACCTCAGGGACGAGAGCTCAAAGAAGCAAAAACATCAACGTTACAGGCGCATTTAAAGAGAAATTTAAAAATATCTTTTTTAGTGCTCAAGGAATGCCAATTGTTCTTTGCCTGATCACAGTAACAATCCTCTTTGTACTATTTAGAATGAAAGGTGTTGAGATGAATTATCAGATTAACTCAATTCAAAAAGATGTAGAGAAAGTAAAAGTAGAAGGAAAGGAACTAAAGGCTAAGAAAGCAAAATACCTTTCAATTAATAACTTAAGAAAAATGGCTAAAAAGCACGATCTTGCTCAACCGAAGCAACATCAGATTATTGTTGTGCCGTAGAGAACTATGAAAGAAATTGAAAAGAAGCGCATACAATTTATTTTTATTTTTTTCTGTTTAGCTTTTACTGCTGTAATATTTAAAGCATTAAAAGTTCAAGTAGTAGATAAAGAGCACTTACTTTCAAAAGCAAGCAAACAATTTTTTAGAGAAAGAAAAGTATATCCGCGTCGTGGACATATTTATGATAGAAATGGGAATCCTTTAGCGATTAACGTTCGTACTTATAGTATCTTTGCGATTCCTAAAAATATCAAATCTGATGAAGCATACACAAAAATTGCTAAAATAATTCCAGATGTTAATGCAAAAGAACTGAAAAAAAATGTTGAAGAAAGAGGTAAGTTTACTTGGATCGCTCGTAAAGTAAGTCTAACTTCAGAGCAGTTTGATGAGTTAAAAGATATTCCTGGTGTATACGGTGAAGAAATTCCAAAAAGATTTTATCCTAACCATGAACTAGCCGCACAAGTTCTAGGATTTGTTGGAGTTGATAACGATGGACTATCTGGTCTCGAACATCAGTTTGATAAAGAACTTCAAGGTGAACCTCAAATTATAAAATATGTAATCGATAATAAAGGTCGTCCCGTAAGATTTGTTTCACAAAATACTGGAGATCGCGCAAAAGACCTTTATTTAAGTATTGATAAAGATCTTCAGGCCGTAGCTGAAAAGCACCTAAAAGAAGCTGTTGAAGAAGTTGAGGCATTTCGTGGCGGTGTTGGTGTAATGAATGTTGAAACTGGAGAGATTCTTGCGATGGCAAACTATCCGGCTTTTGATCCAAATGATCCAACAACAAGTGAAAGTATTCATAGAAAGCTTCCGTTTGTAAGTGATCCTTTTGAACCAGGGTCAACGTTCAAGTTATTAACAGTAGCTTCTGCTCTTGAGCATAAGATTGTAAGACCAAATACAAATTATTATTGTGAGCAAGGTCGACTGAAGGTTGAAGATCATATAATCACTGAAGCAGAATCAAGAAAGAAATTTGAATGGCTTTCTGTATCTGAGATCGTTCAACACTCATCGAATGTTGGTACAACTAAAATTGCATTTGATCTAACATTTCCAAAGTTAAAAGAAACTGTTGTGAAGTTTAATATCGGTGAAAAGACAGGAGTAGAGGTTCCTGGAGAATCGCGTGGTATTTTTACCGATGATAAAAATGTCTCTCCACTTTCTTTAAGTAATATTAGTTTTGGTCAAGGTGTCGCAACGACAGGTATCCAGATGATGGCGGCTTATGCTGCAATCGCTAATGGCGGAAATTATGTTACTCCTACAATTTTAAAAGTCGATGACCCAAACAAAGTAGTAAAGAAGAGAATTATTTCTGAGAAAACAGCTGAAGAATTAACTCAGATGATGGTTGAGACTGTTGAAAAAGGAACAGCAACACAGGGAAGAGTTCCTTATTTTACAATTGCCGCTAAGACAAGTACTGCTCAGAGATCAGATGCTTCTGGTATGTATAAAGGTTATATTCCTGGCTTCTTAGGTTATCCAGTTGGCGTAGAAAATAAATTTGTTGTCTATGTATATATCGATAATCCAGCACCAGGAAAGTCGTATTATGGAAATACCGTTGCTGGTCCTGTATTTAAAAAAGTTACAGAGTTTTTACTTTATAAGAATAAGGAATTTGAAAAACTTGCAGAGAATAATGAATATAAAAATGCTGATGCATTTGATTCTGTAAAGGTAACACAATCATCTAAAAGAACATTTGGTAATGGAAGAATTCCTAACTTTATTGGACTTGACAAAAAATCTGCGCAAAACCTTGCTGATAAATTAGGTATTGATTTAGTTCATTCTGGAATAGGGGTGGTTACGAATCAATCGATAGAGGCAGGGGGAACAGTATCTAAGAATGATGTTGTGAAATTAAAATATACTCCTCCAACTTATGAATAACGCACACACAATTAAATCAGTTACAACGAATATCCAAGATGCAGATAGTAATTCTGCTGTTTTTTATCGAATCAACGAAGGGCAGAAAAACAAAGACCTCTTTATTGAGCGATTAAAGAATTCGCAAGCACAAGTCGTATATGTTTATTCAGTAGAACAATGGAATTGTGAAGACGACCGTGTGGTCTTAGTTAATGAGGATGAATTCTTAAATCTTCAAGAAAAACTTTGTAATGATGTCTATCCAAATTGGTCTAAAGTAAAAGTTATTGGAGTAACTGGGACAAATGGAAAGTCGACGATTGTTCACTTGTGTCAGCAAATTCTAAGTGCAAATGGGCAGAAGGCTTTCACTATTGGAACAATTGGAGTCTTTGATGGAGAGAAGGAACTACTTCCTTCCCCAGGGGCAACAACACCATCAGCAATTGATTTAAAAAGAATTCTACATACTTTATCGACATATGATTTTGCATGTATCGAAGTGTCTAGCCATGCTTTAGCGCAGGGAAGACTAAAAGGTATTGAACTAATAAGTGCGGGCTTCACTAATCTCACTCAAGATCATTTGGACTATCATGGGACATTAGAGAATTACTTCTTAGCAAAAGTAAAAATTTTGGAACATGCAAATAAGCTATATATCCCTGCAGGTGAAGATGAGCTTAAAAACCTTCTTGATAAAGCAAGTATTAAATATACTGTTGCTCCACAAGTAGACGTCTCATATTTAAAAGATAGCTTTCAAATGAGCTTTAACTTAAAAAATATAAGTTTAGCGAATTCACTGGTAGTTGAAGCACTGGGAAAAAAAATAGTAATACCTACAGATATTGATTTACCTAAAGGTCGATTCAATCTTTTTTCATATGAAAA from the Bacteriovorax sp. Seq25_V genome contains:
- a CDS encoding penicillin-binding protein, with the translated sequence MKEIEKKRIQFIFIFFCLAFTAVIFKALKVQVVDKEHLLSKASKQFFRERKVYPRRGHIYDRNGNPLAINVRTYSIFAIPKNIKSDEAYTKIAKIIPDVNAKELKKNVEERGKFTWIARKVSLTSEQFDELKDIPGVYGEEIPKRFYPNHELAAQVLGFVGVDNDGLSGLEHQFDKELQGEPQIIKYVIDNKGRPVRFVSQNTGDRAKDLYLSIDKDLQAVAEKHLKEAVEEVEAFRGGVGVMNVETGEILAMANYPAFDPNDPTTSESIHRKLPFVSDPFEPGSTFKLLTVASALEHKIVRPNTNYYCEQGRLKVEDHIITEAESRKKFEWLSVSEIVQHSSNVGTTKIAFDLTFPKLKETVVKFNIGEKTGVEVPGESRGIFTDDKNVSPLSLSNISFGQGVATTGIQMMAAYAAIANGGNYVTPTILKVDDPNKVVKKRIISEKTAEELTQMMVETVEKGTATQGRVPYFTIAAKTSTAQRSDASGMYKGYIPGFLGYPVGVENKFVVYVYIDNPAPGKSYYGNTVAGPVFKKVTEFLLYKNKEFEKLAENNEYKNADAFDSVKVTQSSKRTFGNGRIPNFIGLDKKSAQNLADKLGIDLVHSGIGVVTNQSIEAGGTVSKNDVVKLKYTPPTYE
- a CDS encoding Mur ligase family protein, coding for MNNAHTIKSVTTNIQDADSNSAVFYRINEGQKNKDLFIERLKNSQAQVVYVYSVEQWNCEDDRVVLVNEDEFLNLQEKLCNDVYPNWSKVKVIGVTGTNGKSTIVHLCQQILSANGQKAFTIGTIGVFDGEKELLPSPGATTPSAIDLKRILHTLSTYDFACIEVSSHALAQGRLKGIELISAGFTNLTQDHLDYHGTLENYFLAKVKILEHANKLYIPAGEDELKNLLDKASIKYTVAPQVDVSYLKDSFQMSFNLKNISLANSLVVEALGKKIVIPTDIDLPKGRFNLFSYEKSSYVVDYAHTPDAILNLCSETRKAFPNHKIITVFGCGGDRDRAKRVKMLEAALPSSDEVIVTTDNPRTEDPEQIISDIVKGHEDDKCITICVDRKKAIDLSVRSYSRDTIVLIAGKGHEEYQDIMGVKHHFSDIEEVKNKIEILKNEDN